The following are from one region of the Petrotoga mobilis SJ95 genome:
- a CDS encoding rubrerythrin family protein — translation MVEREMTRQFLEDAFCGESKAHMKYLIFSTEAEEKGLKNLARMWKAIAHAEFVHARNHYRALGYIGSTQDNLQQCIDGETFEIEEMYPVYNNAANFQEENEAVRTTYFALEAEKIHAEWYKNAKKVADQGKDVEVGKIFICDVCGYTVEGEAPEKCPVCGAPRSKFVEF, via the coding sequence TTGGTAGAAAGAGAAATGACAAGACAGTTTTTAGAGGATGCATTTTGTGGTGAATCCAAGGCACATATGAAGTATTTGATTTTCTCTACTGAAGCGGAAGAAAAAGGGTTAAAAAACCTTGCAAGAATGTGGAAAGCTATTGCCCATGCTGAGTTTGTTCATGCAAGGAATCATTACAGAGCCTTGGGTTATATTGGATCAACTCAAGATAACCTCCAACAATGTATAGACGGAGAAACCTTTGAAATTGAAGAAATGTATCCAGTGTACAACAATGCAGCTAACTTTCAAGAAGAAAATGAAGCGGTAAGAACCACCTATTTTGCTTTGGAAGCAGAGAAAATACACGCAGAGTGGTACAAGAACGCAAAAAAGGTTGCAGACCAGGGTAAAGATGTTGAAGTTGGTAAAATCTTCATATGTGATGTCTGTGGTTATACTGTAGAAGGAGAAGCACCAGAAAAATGTCCTGTTTGCGGAGCTCCGAGAAGCAAATTTGTAGAATTCTAA
- a CDS encoding HD domain-containing protein, which translates to MIFLTKEEALELLKQNLKTDNLFTHSLAVGAIMKELAIHLNKDEQKWEITGLLHDLDYEETKDDPANHALKTVEMLGDKVDQDVKDAILAHNEKKALEKDIEIALYAADQLSGLIVASVLVRPSKDIAELSVKSLKKKFKDNAFARGADREKIKEITKLNIELDDFFKIAIDGMVRIKDELNLV; encoded by the coding sequence GTGATTTTTTTGACTAAAGAAGAAGCCCTTGAGTTACTAAAGCAAAACTTAAAAACGGATAATTTGTTCACTCATTCCCTTGCCGTTGGAGCTATTATGAAAGAGTTAGCAATACATCTAAACAAAGATGAGCAAAAATGGGAAATCACCGGTTTACTACACGACTTGGATTACGAAGAAACCAAAGATGATCCAGCTAATCATGCGTTAAAAACTGTTGAAATGCTTGGAGACAAGGTCGATCAAGATGTAAAAGACGCTATATTGGCGCATAACGAAAAAAAAGCGTTGGAAAAAGATATTGAGATAGCCTTATATGCTGCAGATCAACTTTCTGGGCTTATTGTTGCCTCTGTCTTAGTAAGGCCAAGCAAAGATATAGCTGAATTATCAGTTAAATCATTAAAAAAAAAGTTCAAAGACAATGCTTTTGCTAGAGGAGCGGACAGAGAAAAAATAAAAGAAATAACCAAACTGAACATCGAATTAGACGATTTCTTCAAAATAGCCATAGATGGTATGGTTCGAATAAAAGACGAATTGAACTTAGTTTGA
- a CDS encoding class II SORL domain-containing protein, producing the protein MLGDVIKINDFKNEKHVPTIDCPDKVEPNEEFEVDVQIGKEIKHPNTVEHHIEWIDLFIQYDDDPNTVHVGRYIFGPVVGEPHVKAKIKLTKSGTLIALSHCNIHGLWENTKKVSVG; encoded by the coding sequence GTGTTAGGTGATGTTATCAAGATTAATGATTTCAAAAATGAAAAACATGTCCCTACAATCGATTGTCCAGACAAAGTGGAACCTAACGAAGAGTTTGAAGTAGATGTACAGATAGGTAAAGAGATTAAACATCCGAACACAGTAGAACACCATATTGAATGGATAGATCTTTTTATACAATATGATGATGATCCAAATACCGTACATGTTGGCAGATATATTTTTGGACCTGTGGTGGGGGAACCTCACGTAAAAGCAAAAATTAAGTTAACCAAATCAGGAACGTTGATCGCCCTCTCTCATTGCAATATTCATGGACT
- a CDS encoding heme NO-binding domain-containing protein, whose product MKGMIVETWMETWKNTYGEDYVNQLLTEIGIPKDKHFSPFEDLEDSKVFKLLDLMSKTTNKSKEELMKELGKKNIYTFKKYYPNFFRKKGLLSFLSTMNDVHKSLTRRIKGAKPPAIEFEIIDSNSAYITYRSFRDMRYYFLGLLEGSAEVFGEKIEYEIIDQGNTDQGSFLKIKLKSEKPYAKIKKARFFTAMSLSLMKMFFTSLTFYTIIIVFLLSWLFTWILGNHWYTFLITGILSGAFILSMGNYFKRLFSSSSEGLQNLNNLEYDKPVLLKGEKMLEKHSLEIDNLRSNFNGIFIQLTGDIEEIETFTEKVGERAEEMKEISDSIGELVEQVAISSEQIAQDAESISNVVEVNVNTIQSIISREDQMVDSLENAVKRINDSSSKVEASSKEIENMSERFNNLVKESDKLEEDTKEILKVVDTVKGIADQTNLLALNAAIEASRAGEAGRGFAVVADEIRKLAEESKIAASQIDNILSRISSGIQLLTETVEKEFKAMREGANNLRISSLNNKESATNIKNISKEIHEILNELSSEGVKLEDLTKNTQNLLAISEEGSATAEEISSSVKTFVNNIKEILQNIKEVDRFISSLKESLSNKN is encoded by the coding sequence ATGAAGGGAATGATCGTAGAAACTTGGATGGAAACTTGGAAAAATACATATGGAGAAGATTATGTTAATCAGCTTTTAACCGAAATAGGAATTCCAAAAGATAAACACTTCTCTCCTTTCGAAGATTTGGAAGATTCAAAAGTTTTTAAACTTCTTGATTTAATGAGTAAAACAACTAATAAATCAAAAGAAGAGCTCATGAAAGAATTAGGGAAAAAAAACATTTATACGTTCAAAAAATATTACCCTAATTTTTTCAGAAAAAAGGGACTTCTGTCATTTTTATCAACCATGAATGACGTTCATAAATCGTTGACAAGGAGAATAAAAGGAGCCAAACCTCCCGCGATTGAATTTGAAATCATAGATAGCAACTCAGCCTACATTACCTATCGTTCTTTCAGAGATATGAGATACTATTTCTTAGGATTGTTGGAAGGTTCCGCCGAGGTTTTTGGTGAAAAAATTGAATATGAGATTATTGATCAAGGAAACACTGATCAGGGAAGTTTTCTAAAAATAAAATTAAAAAGCGAGAAACCATACGCAAAAATCAAGAAGGCAAGGTTTTTCACAGCTATGAGCTTATCATTAATGAAAATGTTTTTCACTTCTCTAACTTTTTATACAATAATCATTGTCTTTTTATTATCTTGGCTTTTTACTTGGATTTTAGGAAACCATTGGTATACATTTTTAATTACAGGTATCTTATCTGGAGCGTTTATTCTTTCGATGGGTAATTATTTCAAAAGGTTATTTTCTTCTTCTTCAGAAGGGTTGCAAAATTTAAATAACCTCGAATATGATAAACCCGTACTTTTAAAGGGAGAAAAAATGCTTGAAAAGCATTCTTTAGAAATTGATAATTTGAGAAGCAATTTTAATGGTATTTTTATTCAATTAACTGGAGATATAGAAGAAATAGAAACCTTTACTGAAAAAGTTGGCGAAAGAGCTGAAGAAATGAAGGAAATAAGTGACTCAATAGGAGAACTAGTTGAACAGGTGGCTATAAGTTCGGAACAGATCGCTCAAGATGCCGAATCAATATCAAATGTAGTTGAAGTAAATGTAAATACAATACAAAGTATCATATCTAGAGAAGATCAGATGGTAGACTCTTTGGAAAATGCTGTCAAAAGAATCAATGATTCCTCTTCAAAAGTAGAAGCATCCTCAAAAGAAATAGAAAATATGAGCGAAAGATTCAATAATTTAGTGAAAGAAAGTGATAAGTTAGAAGAGGATACTAAAGAAATTCTTAAGGTTGTTGACACGGTAAAGGGTATTGCTGATCAAACTAATTTGTTAGCCTTAAACGCGGCAATTGAAGCTTCAAGAGCAGGAGAAGCTGGCAGAGGATTTGCGGTGGTAGCTGATGAAATAAGAAAATTAGCAGAGGAAAGCAAAATAGCCGCTTCACAGATTGATAATATACTTAGTAGAATATCTTCAGGTATTCAGCTATTAACAGAAACTGTGGAAAAAGAGTTTAAGGCAATGAGAGAAGGAGCTAACAATCTAAGAATTAGCTCTCTAAATAATAAAGAATCTGCAACTAATATAAAAAATATCTCTAAAGAGATACACGAAATATTAAACGAATTAAGCAGTGAAGGGGTCAAACTAGAAGATTTAACTAAAAACACCCAAAACTTACTAGCTATATCCGAAGAAGGTTCGGCTACCGCTGAAGAAATATCTAGCTCCGTCAAAACGTTTGTAAATAATATAAAAGAAATCCTACAGAACATAAAAGAGGTGGATAGGTTTATTTCTTCACTTAAAGAAAGCTTATCCAATAAGAATTGA